A portion of the Corynebacterium ammoniagenes DSM 20306 genome contains these proteins:
- the menE gene encoding o-succinylbenzoate--CoA ligase: MPHVLRPLPISPADPLAILPDLELAITGRYSLLPLPAADKTKSTLLKNSQRAGEEIDAEIALVVPTSGSTGTPKGAQLTAHNLISSADATYQYLGGPGHWLLAMPAHHIAGLQVLIRSMVAGVEPLAIDVSAGFHITEFARATRELKETGERTYTSLAPMQLAKAMDTQVGIEALQSYDAILVGGAATNPQLLESAARMQINVVTTYGSSETAGGCVYDGVALPGAQVRVDEGRIYLGGPTIAHGYRNAPGHEAFAEPGWFQTSDGGVLENGVLTVTGRLDNIIDSGGLKLHPEVLETAMLKVPGVDQTCVVGIPHPRLGQAIVAAYTGNASMTDILEALEEAHTPRWQLPKDLKHLAEMPVTGPGKIDRQAVVKLFSP; the protein is encoded by the coding sequence GTGCCACATGTTCTTCGTCCTTTGCCTATCTCGCCTGCCGATCCGCTTGCTATCCTTCCTGACCTGGAATTAGCCATCACGGGCCGCTATTCGCTGCTACCTTTGCCCGCTGCGGATAAGACTAAGTCCACGCTGTTGAAAAATTCACAGCGCGCGGGCGAAGAAATCGACGCGGAAATCGCATTGGTGGTGCCCACCTCAGGCTCGACTGGTACTCCGAAGGGCGCACAGCTCACGGCGCATAACCTGATCTCTAGTGCAGATGCGACTTACCAATACCTGGGTGGGCCGGGGCACTGGTTGCTCGCGATGCCAGCGCACCATATCGCTGGTCTGCAAGTGCTTATTCGCTCCATGGTCGCAGGGGTTGAGCCCTTAGCTATTGATGTCTCAGCAGGCTTTCACATCACAGAGTTCGCGCGCGCTACCCGGGAGTTAAAAGAAACTGGGGAGCGTACTTATACCTCGCTCGCTCCGATGCAGCTGGCCAAGGCAATGGATACCCAGGTGGGTATCGAAGCTTTGCAATCCTATGATGCAATTTTGGTCGGCGGTGCTGCCACTAATCCGCAGTTGTTGGAGTCAGCAGCCAGAATGCAGATCAACGTTGTGACCACGTATGGCTCTTCTGAGACTGCCGGTGGCTGTGTCTATGACGGAGTAGCCTTGCCCGGCGCGCAGGTACGCGTGGATGAGGGCCGCATTTATCTAGGTGGGCCAACCATCGCGCATGGTTATCGCAATGCGCCCGGCCATGAAGCTTTCGCGGAGCCCGGGTGGTTTCAAACCTCTGATGGCGGTGTCTTAGAAAATGGCGTGCTCACCGTGACAGGGCGCTTGGATAACATCATCGATTCTGGCGGGCTCAAGCTGCACCCAGAGGTGCTGGAGACTGCGATGCTAAAAGTTCCAGGCGTTGACCAGACATGTGTTGTGGGTATCCCCCACCCACGCTTGGGACAGGCAATTGTCGCGGCTTATACCGGTAATGCGTCGATGACCGATATTTTAGAAGCACTCGAAGAAGCACACACTCCACGCTGGCAGCTGCCGAAAGATCTCAAGCATCTAGCGGAGATGCCAGTCACTGGCCCCGGCAAGATTGACCGACAGGCGGTAGTGAAACTATTTTCGCCGTAA
- a CDS encoding alpha/beta fold hydrolase: MRNNRHFGYDFFTHTIQVPWDPFNAPDGETFELFAREIVAPDKHDAPAIVYLQGGPGSPAPRPLNATGVVGEMLKEFRVILLDQRGTGNSHRIDSANPADAKRLNLLRQEYIVEDAEALRKHLNIDKWSLFGQSFGGFCITAYLSRHPESVEHAYLTGGLPTLEKSVDDLYRTTFAKLQVRHDRFYREYPWAEDRIREICAHLEDSAEILPTGEQLSARRFRTIGINLGRGVGFHSLAYLLENPFHAHGGEKRLRTDFLNTVGAQVSFAGNPLYASIHESIYGGVGGQKATNWSAHRMREEIPGFEEDLDPRTAKKFYLTGEHIFPWQFDEDPALIPDKEAAMAVAAHEWQSSPYDATALSDAPISAAEIYLDDIYVPFEESLKTAQTYGDLRFDVTNAFQHDGIGHDGAGIFARLRGLVEER; encoded by the coding sequence ATGCGCAATAATCGACATTTCGGCTATGACTTTTTCACCCACACCATCCAGGTCCCCTGGGATCCTTTTAATGCCCCGGATGGTGAGACTTTCGAGCTTTTCGCACGCGAGATTGTTGCCCCCGATAAACATGACGCACCTGCGATTGTGTATTTGCAAGGCGGACCGGGCTCGCCCGCTCCTCGACCACTGAATGCTACGGGCGTGGTTGGGGAAATGCTCAAAGAGTTTCGCGTTATTTTGCTTGATCAGCGCGGCACAGGGAATTCGCACCGCATCGATTCGGCAAACCCAGCGGATGCGAAGCGTCTGAACTTACTGCGCCAGGAGTACATCGTCGAGGATGCAGAAGCGCTGCGCAAGCATTTGAACATCGACAAGTGGTCGCTCTTTGGCCAGTCTTTCGGCGGCTTCTGTATTACGGCGTATCTTTCCCGCCACCCCGAATCCGTTGAGCACGCTTACCTTACTGGCGGTTTGCCGACGCTGGAGAAAAGCGTCGATGATTTATATCGCACCACCTTTGCCAAGCTGCAAGTACGCCACGATCGTTTCTACCGCGAGTATCCGTGGGCGGAAGATCGCATTCGCGAAATCTGCGCACACTTGGAAGACTCAGCGGAAATTCTGCCGACCGGCGAGCAGCTGTCGGCACGACGTTTTCGCACCATCGGCATCAATCTAGGCCGCGGAGTCGGATTCCACTCGCTGGCGTATCTGCTGGAAAATCCTTTCCACGCCCACGGCGGCGAAAAGCGCCTGCGCACGGATTTCCTCAACACCGTCGGCGCGCAAGTCTCTTTTGCCGGTAATCCTCTGTATGCCTCAATCCACGAAAGCATTTATGGCGGCGTCGGTGGGCAAAAGGCCACCAATTGGTCGGCGCACCGCATGCGTGAAGAAATCCCGGGATTCGAAGAGGACCTCGATCCGCGTACGGCTAAAAAGTTCTATCTCACCGGCGAGCACATCTTCCCGTGGCAATTCGACGAAGATCCGGCTCTTATTCCCGATAAAGAAGCAGCGATGGCAGTAGCAGCGCACGAGTGGCAATCCTCGCCCTATGATGCCACAGCGCTTAGCGATGCCCCCATCTCCGCTGCTGAAATATACCTCGATGACATCTATGTTCCTTTCGAAGAATCACTAAAGACCGCGCAGACCTACGGCGACCTGAGATTCGACGTCACCAATGCGTTCCAACACGACGGCATTGGCCATGATGGAGCAGGCATCTTTGCCCGCCTGCGCGGTCTAGTAGAAGAAAGGTAA
- a CDS encoding NAD(P)-dependent malic enzyme, whose translation MTAALKRNTQNLTEEEIFDAHAGGKLSIASTRPLRDMRDLSLAYTPGVAKVCEAIAADPEVARTHTGVGNTVAVISDGSAVLGLGDIGPQASLPVMEGKAQLFSAFAGLKSVPIVLDTQDVDELVETIARLAPSFGAINLEDISAPRCFEIERRLIERLDIPVMHDDQHGTAVVILAALRNSLKLLGRELAGLKIVISGAGAAGVATVDMLTNAGATDIIVLDSRGVIQKDRTDLSPTKQALAAKTNPRNVTGGVNEAFEGAELFLGVSGGSIGEEAVKLMAPQPIIFTLANPTPEIDPEISRKYAAIVATGRSDLPNQINNVLAFPGIFAGALAAKAAKITPEMKLAAADAIASIVADELEPGCIVPEAIDGRVAPAVKAAVQAAAEAQGV comes from the coding sequence ATGACTGCAGCATTGAAACGCAATACTCAGAATCTCACCGAAGAAGAAATCTTTGACGCGCACGCTGGCGGCAAGCTCTCGATTGCTTCGACCCGCCCCCTACGCGATATGCGTGACCTTTCTTTGGCTTACACCCCAGGTGTGGCCAAGGTATGCGAGGCCATTGCTGCCGACCCAGAAGTTGCCCGCACGCACACCGGCGTTGGCAACACCGTTGCTGTTATCTCCGATGGCTCCGCAGTTTTAGGTCTGGGCGATATCGGACCGCAGGCCTCCCTGCCTGTCATGGAGGGCAAAGCACAGCTGTTTAGCGCGTTTGCTGGCCTGAAGTCCGTCCCCATCGTGCTCGATACCCAAGACGTTGATGAACTAGTTGAGACGATCGCTCGCTTGGCACCATCCTTCGGCGCTATCAACCTGGAAGATATCTCCGCACCACGCTGCTTTGAGATCGAACGTCGTCTCATTGAGCGCCTCGATATCCCTGTTATGCACGATGATCAGCACGGTACTGCCGTGGTTATCCTCGCCGCACTGCGCAACTCTTTGAAGCTGCTCGGTCGTGAGCTTGCAGGCCTGAAGATTGTCATCTCTGGTGCTGGTGCGGCCGGTGTAGCAACCGTCGACATGCTCACCAATGCAGGCGCGACCGATATCATCGTGCTGGATTCGCGTGGTGTTATCCAAAAAGACCGCACCGACCTTTCGCCAACCAAGCAGGCGTTGGCTGCCAAGACCAATCCACGCAACGTTACTGGCGGCGTCAATGAAGCCTTTGAAGGCGCAGAGCTTTTCCTCGGCGTGTCTGGTGGCAGCATCGGTGAAGAAGCCGTGAAGTTGATGGCTCCCCAGCCCATCATTTTCACCCTGGCAAACCCAACCCCAGAAATCGATCCAGAGATCTCACGGAAGTACGCCGCGATTGTTGCGACCGGCCGCTCTGATCTGCCGAACCAGATCAACAATGTCCTGGCTTTCCCAGGTATCTTCGCTGGTGCACTCGCTGCGAAGGCCGCGAAGATCACCCCAGAGATGAAGCTGGCTGCTGCCGATGCCATTGCGTCCATCGTCGCAGACGAACTCGAGCCAGGCTGTATTGTGCCAGAAGCTATCGATGGCCGCGTTGCTCCAGCAGTTAAGGCCGCAGTCCAGGCAGCCGCTGAAGCGCAAGGCGTTTAG
- a CDS encoding IS256-like element ISCoam1 family transposase, protein MTKNHPLCPVCHELMKRNGFTSKGTQRWRCKSTTCGASTTKQRRDKRLAADFKRFITHVTGQQSMDTIACDMGISRRYLSTRFRTFWYIPTPDPVDPHRIFDQLFIDGTHLSAGCLLIASTKNHIVNWVWAKEENTHDYLRLLQPIPAPLMVCLDGGRGAYSAIKKDWPSTRIQRCLVHAQRVVRRYVTSQPRTNAGQDIYRLARTLSRITDLDQAAQWSAQLHNFYVTYKDYLNEKTLSIITGKREFTHLRVRKAYYSLENLDRKQWLFTYLNPPQNPADPDIKWACTTNSLEGGFNSPLKQHARLHRGRSGERQRKTIDWWLYLRTHRPKDPQEIAKECNWGRDALSKVNATTHNENQANQETGRPALYDNAISTEYSHNLGIQKGWIGT, encoded by the coding sequence ATGACGAAAAACCATCCACTATGCCCGGTCTGCCATGAGCTGATGAAACGCAATGGATTTACCTCCAAAGGCACACAACGCTGGCGCTGTAAATCCACAACCTGCGGCGCTAGCACCACGAAACAACGCCGCGATAAGCGACTCGCTGCGGACTTTAAACGCTTCATCACCCATGTCACAGGCCAACAATCCATGGACACCATCGCCTGTGACATGGGAATATCACGCCGCTACCTCAGCACCCGGTTTCGCACCTTCTGGTACATCCCCACCCCAGACCCAGTCGATCCCCACCGCATCTTCGACCAACTATTTATCGACGGAACCCACCTCTCTGCCGGTTGTCTACTAATTGCCTCCACGAAAAACCACATCGTCAACTGGGTTTGGGCGAAAGAAGAAAACACCCATGACTACCTCAGGCTGCTCCAACCGATCCCCGCACCCCTGATGGTTTGCTTAGACGGTGGACGCGGTGCCTACAGCGCCATCAAAAAAGACTGGCCCAGCACACGCATCCAACGCTGCCTCGTCCACGCCCAACGCGTCGTACGCCGCTATGTCACCTCACAACCACGCACCAACGCCGGACAAGACATCTACCGCCTGGCACGCACACTCAGCCGAATTACCGACCTGGACCAAGCAGCTCAATGGTCGGCACAACTGCACAACTTCTATGTGACATACAAGGACTACCTCAACGAAAAGACCTTGTCGATCATCACCGGGAAAAGAGAATTTACCCACCTTCGAGTGCGTAAAGCCTATTACAGTCTCGAAAACCTCGACCGTAAACAATGGCTATTTACCTACCTCAACCCACCACAGAATCCGGCTGACCCCGATATTAAGTGGGCCTGCACCACCAACAGCCTGGAAGGCGGATTTAACTCCCCACTCAAACAACACGCCAGACTCCACCGAGGAAGAAGCGGTGAACGACAACGCAAAACCATCGACTGGTGGCTATACCTGCGCACACATCGCCCGAAAGACCCACAAGAAATAGCCAAAGAATGCAATTGGGGCCGTGACGCACTGTCCAAGGTAAACGCCACGACCCACAACGAGAACCAAGCCAACCAAGAAACAGGAAGACCAGCCCTCTACGACAACGCTATCTCAACCGAATACAGCCACAACCTCGGCATCCAAAAAGGCTGGATCGGCACCTAA
- a CDS encoding FeoA family protein, with translation MEQVNDDDPELLRFLAAQNMRPGAEVELVKPPLAGLLHISVDGGEPFALAEVAAREITVRSNTE, from the coding sequence ATGGAGCAGGTCAATGATGACGATCCTGAGCTACTGCGCTTCCTTGCAGCACAAAACATGCGCCCTGGTGCTGAGGTTGAGCTAGTGAAACCACCGCTTGCCGGGCTATTGCACATCAGTGTTGATGGCGGTGAACCCTTTGCGCTTGCTGAGGTCGCCGCGCGCGAAATTACGGTGCGTTCGAATACGGAATAG
- a CDS encoding metal ABC transporter ATP-binding protein, with amino-acid sequence MIDIENLSVSYGANKVLDSISAHVERGRITGLVGANGAGKSTLVKAAVGLVRAEPGAHITFDAKSLEDFRDRLGYMPQQAALDWSFPAVVGDLAIMGLSARLPWYRWPGKEEKAAAHRALERTGAANLAKRPIAALSGGQRQRVLLARTLATDPDLLILDEPFAGVDAVSQDAIVSVLRDLRDSGVTILLVHHNLAEVADYCDDVILLGTGGIISSGPTQQTLTDTAISQLFSLPR; translated from the coding sequence ATGATCGACATTGAAAATCTCTCGGTCAGCTATGGCGCCAATAAAGTACTGGACTCAATCAGCGCGCATGTCGAACGCGGCCGTATAACCGGTCTTGTCGGCGCGAATGGCGCAGGTAAATCCACTCTCGTCAAAGCAGCCGTTGGCCTCGTTCGCGCTGAGCCCGGCGCGCACATCACTTTCGATGCCAAGTCACTGGAAGATTTTCGTGACCGGCTCGGGTATATGCCGCAGCAAGCTGCACTAGATTGGTCTTTTCCCGCTGTTGTGGGAGATCTCGCCATCATGGGACTTAGCGCTCGGCTACCGTGGTATCGCTGGCCTGGCAAAGAAGAAAAAGCCGCAGCGCATCGGGCATTAGAGCGTACCGGCGCTGCAAATTTAGCCAAACGACCAATCGCCGCATTGTCAGGCGGGCAACGACAAAGGGTACTGCTGGCGCGCACGCTTGCTACTGACCCAGACTTGCTCATCCTCGATGAGCCTTTCGCCGGCGTGGATGCCGTAAGTCAGGACGCCATCGTCAGTGTATTGCGCGATTTACGCGATAGTGGCGTCACGATATTGCTGGTTCATCACAACCTGGCTGAAGTCGCTGACTATTGCGATGACGTTATCTTGCTTGGTACCGGCGGCATCATTTCCTCCGGTCCAACCCAGCAAACCCTAACGGATACCGCCATCTCCCAGCTCTTTTCCCTCCCACGTTAG
- a CDS encoding metal ABC transporter permease, whose protein sequence is MNPFDLLTDYTYTQALLGTVIIGVCAGALGPLVLVQRQALIADAIAHSSLLGLLGVFLFVATFGLDGRNPLLLIAGSIITGLVAVAIISVITDRTVIHRDAAMAATLTTFFSLGMLLLQYISRNPIPGKAGIQDYLLGNASTLTRADVKSALVIGGGVLLILSLVHLKQSAVVFDAPFAQLAGIKLNIVRSLGFIALVAITVIGVKVVGVVLMVAVVIAPAVAARQWTNRLIPFIACSGAIGGLSAVLGTYFSIAAGETAVGSIPTGPAIVLVQGLIAAASLTAKKVRSTHVFSS, encoded by the coding sequence ATGAACCCTTTTGATCTCCTCACGGACTACACGTATACCCAAGCACTTTTGGGCACGGTCATCATCGGTGTCTGCGCCGGCGCCTTAGGACCTTTAGTGTTAGTCCAGCGCCAAGCGTTGATCGCCGATGCCATCGCGCACTCCAGTTTGCTTGGTCTCCTCGGTGTATTCCTTTTCGTCGCCACTTTTGGCTTAGATGGCCGCAATCCCCTGCTGCTCATCGCAGGCTCTATCATCACGGGCCTAGTAGCCGTCGCCATTATCTCCGTTATCACTGACCGCACGGTGATTCATCGGGATGCTGCGATGGCTGCAACATTAACGACTTTCTTTTCACTCGGCATGCTATTGCTTCAATACATTTCTCGTAATCCCATCCCCGGCAAAGCCGGAATCCAAGATTACCTTTTGGGCAATGCCTCGACGCTCACCCGCGCCGATGTGAAATCCGCACTTGTCATTGGCGGCGGCGTATTGCTTATTCTTTCGTTGGTACACCTTAAGCAATCCGCTGTCGTCTTTGACGCCCCTTTCGCCCAGCTAGCGGGCATCAAACTAAATATCGTCAGATCTTTGGGATTTATCGCCCTGGTAGCAATCACCGTCATCGGCGTCAAAGTGGTTGGCGTCGTGCTGATGGTCGCTGTCGTCATTGCGCCCGCCGTCGCCGCGCGGCAATGGACTAACCGGCTAATCCCTTTCATCGCCTGCTCCGGGGCAATCGGCGGGCTTTCGGCTGTGCTTGGCACGTATTTCTCTATTGCCGCGGGCGAAACTGCAGTTGGATCCATCCCCACCGGCCCCGCGATTGTCTTGGTTCAAGGACTCATCGCAGCCGCTTCCCTCACAGCAAAGAAGGTGCGCTCCACTCATGTCTTTAGCTCTTAG
- a CDS encoding metal ABC transporter substrate-binding protein, with translation MEMKRILLGLSAIGTACALTACSATTAQNATGADGSEPLTIYATTGYLADAALNLAPDADVITMVGPGGDPHTYQPSTKDIEQMQAADLVLWNGLHLEAQMIEQLESLGERQLAVGEQLDPSKLLSWDEVGDGGEQLYDPHIWNSPELWTEVVSHIGDKLAEVDAANADSYHAHAKAYSEEIDAAAQAAEAMLADVSSRTLITGHDAFNYFGDTFDFEVHATDFVSTDAEKSPQEISELADLIAQKEIPVIFQDNQANPQAITALREAVESRGWAVEVSDEELFADTLGATEPTDTYLGAFAHNAQAVAEGLSK, from the coding sequence ATGGAAATGAAACGAATACTTTTAGGGCTTAGCGCCATTGGCACTGCATGTGCGCTCACGGCATGTTCTGCAACCACTGCGCAAAACGCAACTGGAGCTGACGGCTCCGAACCGTTGACGATCTATGCGACCACGGGCTACCTGGCTGATGCGGCGCTAAACCTCGCCCCAGATGCTGATGTCATCACCATGGTCGGACCGGGCGGTGACCCACACACGTACCAGCCCTCCACCAAAGACATCGAGCAAATGCAGGCTGCAGACCTCGTGCTGTGGAATGGATTGCACCTTGAAGCGCAGATGATTGAGCAGTTGGAGTCGCTCGGTGAGCGGCAGCTGGCGGTCGGTGAGCAATTGGATCCCTCCAAGCTTCTTTCATGGGACGAGGTAGGCGACGGTGGTGAGCAGCTTTATGACCCTCATATTTGGAACTCACCGGAGCTTTGGACCGAGGTTGTAAGCCACATTGGTGACAAGCTCGCTGAAGTCGATGCCGCTAACGCGGATTCCTACCATGCCCATGCCAAGGCCTACTCGGAAGAAATCGACGCCGCAGCCCAAGCCGCGGAAGCAATGCTTGCCGACGTCTCCTCTCGCACCCTTATTACCGGCCACGATGCGTTCAACTACTTTGGCGACACTTTTGACTTTGAAGTTCACGCCACGGACTTCGTCAGTACTGATGCTGAAAAGTCACCCCAGGAGATTTCAGAACTCGCGGATCTGATTGCCCAGAAAGAAATACCAGTTATCTTCCAGGACAACCAGGCCAATCCGCAGGCCATTACCGCGCTGCGCGAAGCGGTAGAATCCCGCGGCTGGGCAGTGGAGGTCTCTGATGAAGAACTCTTCGCAGATACCCTCGGCGCAACTGAGCCAACTGATACTTATCTGGGGGCTTTTGCCCACAATGCTCAAGCGGTCGCAGAAGGCCTGAGTAAATGA
- a CDS encoding metal ABC transporter permease, whose amino-acid sequence MSLALSACILAITTALACAIPGVFVVLKRDSMLIDGIGHAVLPGIAVGYLFTSDIDSPWLLLTAALGGLAVALCTDWLGRSGIITNDAALGLIFPALFSAGIILISTRMSNVHLDVHVVLIGDLNLVAFTNPGYSLIMMAVAAVNAAFILTTMPRLTTATFDPSYSRVAGIRTRGLHTIFMALVAATATVAFHAAGAMLVIALMVFPAICARLLTNRVPMLFLTACIIAICTAPVGFWLAYHANASTSAFMAVTYAGIFVVILILRFTIVQRRTAKVGIN is encoded by the coding sequence ATGTCTTTAGCTCTTAGCGCCTGCATATTAGCGATTACCACAGCGCTGGCCTGCGCGATTCCAGGAGTCTTCGTGGTTTTAAAGCGCGACAGCATGCTTATCGATGGAATCGGCCACGCTGTCTTACCCGGCATCGCCGTCGGATATCTCTTTACCTCCGATATCGATTCCCCCTGGCTGCTATTGACTGCCGCACTCGGTGGTCTCGCCGTGGCCCTGTGCACCGATTGGTTGGGACGAAGCGGAATCATCACTAATGATGCGGCACTCGGCCTGATCTTTCCTGCACTTTTTTCCGCCGGCATTATTCTGATTTCCACTCGCATGTCTAACGTGCACTTAGACGTTCACGTAGTGCTCATCGGTGACTTGAACCTAGTTGCTTTTACCAATCCCGGCTATAGCCTCATCATGATGGCCGTAGCCGCCGTCAATGCTGCTTTCATCTTGACCACCATGCCGCGTCTGACTACCGCGACCTTCGATCCCAGCTACTCCCGTGTCGCTGGCATCCGCACACGGGGCCTGCACACCATCTTCATGGCTTTGGTTGCTGCCACTGCTACCGTTGCTTTCCACGCAGCTGGTGCCATGCTGGTCATCGCACTCATGGTTTTTCCCGCCATCTGCGCGCGCCTTCTCACCAATCGCGTGCCGATGCTGTTTCTTACCGCCTGCATTATTGCCATCTGCACCGCACCGGTTGGTTTCTGGCTGGCTTATCACGCTAACGCATCAACCTCGGCCTTTATGGCCGTGACCTACGCGGGAATCTTTGTCGTAATTCTTATTCTCCGTTTCACTATCGTGCAACGTCGCACCGCGAAAGTTGGCATTAACTGA
- a CDS encoding metal-dependent transcriptional regulator: protein MHVTDLPERTQDYLKELFDHEERNGVDLPLALGDLAAALNQKLPTASEAVKRLAAKELVVHERYRGVMLTELGRDLSRQVARRHRLLETFLVETLGYTWDEVHDEADVLEHACTDRFIGRLDAHLNHPTRDPHGDPIPRADGSIDPLSTCTLVGLSVGQKVRAKGTEVCPGS, encoded by the coding sequence ATGCATGTGACAGATTTGCCGGAGCGCACGCAGGACTACCTCAAGGAACTGTTTGACCATGAAGAGCGCAACGGGGTAGACCTTCCGCTCGCGCTAGGCGATCTTGCGGCTGCGTTGAATCAAAAATTGCCAACCGCTTCTGAGGCTGTCAAGCGGCTTGCCGCCAAGGAATTAGTAGTGCATGAGCGCTACCGCGGGGTGATGCTGACGGAATTGGGGCGCGATTTGTCCCGGCAGGTTGCCCGCCGGCATCGCCTTTTGGAGACCTTCCTGGTGGAAACGTTGGGTTATACCTGGGATGAAGTCCACGATGAAGCGGACGTATTAGAGCATGCCTGCACCGACCGCTTTATCGGGCGTCTCGATGCCCACCTGAATCACCCCACCCGCGACCCGCACGGTGATCCGATTCCGCGTGCCGATGGCTCCATCGACCCGCTTTCTACCTGCACTCTTGTGGGGCTTTCGGTTGGTCAAAAAGTCAGGGCTAAGGGAACAGAAGTGTGTCCAGGATCCTGA